The Flavobacterium sp. 140616W15 sequence TGATGATGAATTATGAGTTATGAATTCGCTCATAAATGCTCAACTTCTAAAATTTCCTTTTATTTAAGTTTAAATAGTAGTCCCGGGCAGACTCGAACTGCCGACCCCTACATTATCAGTGTAGTACTCTAACCAGCTGAGCTACGAGACTCTGTTTTTACTTAAATTTATTATTTGAACTAACAGCAGAGTAATATAATCTTTAGAGATGAACCTTTAAATTCTTTCGTCTTCTTTCCCTAACGTGCATTACTGCTAACATATAGGGCTCTAGAAAGGAGGTGTTCCAGCCGCACCTTCCGGTACGGCTACCTTGTTACGACTTAGCCCTAGTTACCAGTTTTACCCTAGGCAGCTCCTTGCGGTCACCGACTTCAGGCACCCCCAGCTTCCATGGCTTGACGGGCGGTGTGTACAAGGCCCGGGAACGTATTCACCGGATCATGGCTGATATCCGATTACTAGCGATTCCAGCTTCACGGAGTCGAGTTGCAGACTCCGATCCGAACTGTGACCGGTTTTATAGATTCGCTCCTGGTCGCCCAGTGGCTGCTCTCTGTACCGGCCATTGTAGCACGTGTGTAGCCCAAGGCGTAAGGGCCGTGATGATTTGACGTCATCCCCACCTTCCTCACAGTTTGCACTGGCAGTCTTGTTAGAGTTCCCGACATGACTCGCTGGCAACTAACAACAGGGGTTGCGCTCGTTATAGGACTTAACCTGACACCTCACGGCACGAGCTGACGACAACCATGCAGCACCTTGTAATTTGTCTTGCGAAAAATCTGTTTCCAAATCGGTCAAACTACATTTAAGCCTTGGTAAGGTTCCTCGCGTATCATCGAATTAAACCACATGCTCCACCGCTTGTGCGGGCCCCCGTCAATTCCTTTGAGTTTCATTCTTGCGAACGTACTCCCCAGGTGGGATACTTATCACTTTCGCTTAGCCACTGAGATTGCTCCCAACAGCTAGTATCCATCGTTTACGGCGTGGACTACCAGGGTATCTAATCCTGTTCGCTACCCACGCTTTCGTCCATCAGCGTCAATCAATTAGTAGTAACCTGCCTTCGCAATTGGTATTCCATGTAATCTCTAAGCATTTCACCGCTACACTACATATTCTAGTTACTTCCTAATAATTCAAGTTTAACAGTATCAATGGCCGTTCCACCGTTGAGCGATGGGCTTTCACCACTGACTTATTAAACCGCCTACGGACCCTTTAAACCCAATGATTCCGGATAACGCTTGGATCCTCCGTATTACCGCGGCTGCTGGCACGGAGTTAGCCGATCCTTATTCTTACAGTACCGTCAAGCTGGTTCACGAACCAGGGTTTCTTCCTGTATAAAAGCAGTTTACAATCCATAGGACCGTCATCCTGCACGCGGCATGGCTGGATCAGGCTTGCGCCCATTGTCCAATATTCCTCACTGCTGCCTCCCGTAGGAGTCTGGTCCGTGTCTCAGTACCAGTGTGGGGGATCTCCCTCTCAGGACCCCTACCCATCGTAGCCTTGGTAAGCCGTTACCTTACCAACTAGCTAATGGGACGCATGCTCATCTTTTACCGTTGTGACTTTAATTATAAAATGATGCCATTCTATAATACTATGAGGTATTAATCCAAATTTCTCTGGGCTATCCCTCTGTAAAAGGTAGATTGCATACGCGTTACGCACCCGTGCGCCGGTCTCTACTTCCGAAGAAGCATACCCCTCGACTTGCATGTGTTAAGCCTGCCGCTAGCGTTCATCCTGAGCCAGGATCAAACTCTTCATCGTATATTTTTTATATTATATTGCGACTTCAGATTCTATCGGTTATATTCAAATCTTGCGATTCTATTACTCTTTATTCTTTGTTTCGAAATCTCTCTCGAAACGGCTGTCAATTCAATATGTCTAAGAACTTTATCTTTATTTCTGTATCGCTTGTTTCTCAAAGCGGATGCAAAAGTAGTCAGTTTACTAGGATCAACAATGCATTCTGCCGATTTTTTACAATCTTTTTCATCACTTTTTCTTAACTTCCTGATAACAGCAAATTTATACATTTAAATTTTATGTTTTTTATGAAGTGTTTTCTTTCTTTATTGTTTTTTAAACAAAAAAACTTTAAAAAAAAGCATTGTATTTATAAAATATTCAACCAGAGCCATATCATCATCTGATTTACACTGTCTGATTCTAATCTTTGAGAACGAACCTTTGTTGTATACTCTGATCGCTACAGTAATTAGAAAAGACTGAGTGCTCATTCTCTGTCTTTATCTGGTCAAAAGAAAGTCTAGTGTATTGCTTAATTTATCTACTGCTCTATATAAATAACACCAAATTCCTTTTACTTTAATATACGTCTCATCCATTCTCCAACTCTTCCCCACTCTGGCTTTTCTATTCTTCCTCTCTGCCTCAATGAAAGGCATAAACTTATAAACCCAGCGTTGGATCGTGGCATGATCAACAATCACACCCCTAATTTTCATTATTTCTTCAACGTCACGATAGCTAAGTGTAAATCCTAATTTAAAATACACTGCCTGCAGGATTACGTATTTTGGATAACAATGACCTTTGGTATTCATTTTTTATTAGTTTTGAAAAACCAAAGATAAAACTTAATCATAGATGCGACAGAACCTACAAATTTTCTAAAAACATATTTAAAAAAAAACAACTAAGTTAAACTTAAATGAAGCTTATTTTTGTACTCCTATTCAAATTTCAACTTTATCAAATGTTTCTGTCACATTATTGACGTACTATTTTCGTATGTTGATAGGTTCCATTACTCTTTATTTTTGCGATGTATATCCCTGTTGCTAAAGAAGCAATATTTAAAGTAATTTCCTGCGTTTTATCTTTAGTACTAACTGTCATCAATACTGTCCCTTTTAAGTCAAAAACTGTTATTTCATCTATAGGTTCGGTGTGACTGAAATGGATAAAACCATCAGATGGCATAGGGAATACCTTTATGCCAGATTTTTGTTTAAAATCCTCAGTATCCAAAGTCTGACCACTAAACTGTACATTACTTACCATTGTGAGATCCATTGGCGCATTATTATAGTAATTATTCATATACCTGCCACAATGTTCTAAAGTAACATCTAAAGCTGTACCTGCATATGCTGTTAAATCATAGTTTAATGTTACATAAGCATCATTATAAGAAGTAGTTGGGTTTCGGCTGGAGCCTTGTTGGACTCCGTTTACCAATACTCTGAACCAAGAAGTATTTTTGCTATAGTAATATTTTTGCTTCATTGTGATTGCCAATTTCAAACTACTTACGTTTGTCGCATCAACTCTAAAAGAAATTCCTGATGTGAAAGCCTTGTTGTCATTCCATGCCTGCTGTTCTGTAGTAGTTGATCCACCAACCCAAGCTGAGCCATTTCCTTGTAGTTTTTGATAGAAGTTTAATGCATTCGAATACAAAAATTGTCTCGAAAAATCTTGTAATTCTGGAGCATAATTAGTTGTAGCGGTTGTGAAAAGCTGTTGATATGGTACTTTTACTGTAGTAGGATTAGTCGATTCTATTATTTTCTTCCATTCACAATAACTGTTTTCATACTTGTTTCTAATATATATATCATAGGATTTGGCAACTGTCAGTCCTGTAATGGTAAAAAACTTGTCTTTTGTGACCGTACCAGAGTTTGGAGCAGTCATATCGTGATCGACCCATGCCACTTCCCATTCGTCGGCAGCAGAAGTCCAATTGAGTGTTATACTATTTTCTGTCCTTGCGACTATGATCTTTTGCGGAGGATTACAAACTGGCATTTCAATTAGTTTTACATTATCTACAAAGGCAGTATTATACGGAGAAGCTTCGGTGGTATATCTACCAAGATGTTGCATAATCAAATCAAATTTAGTTCCATTTGACTCAGATAAATCAATCGTTATGGTTTTAAATTCGTCAGAATTGTCGGTAGTTGATGTATAAACTCCAGAAATTAGTGCGTAATCTGAGTTCGTTATTGTCGCGATTCTGAATTTGGAATCTTTTGTCTGCCTCAGATCAAATTGAAGTATCGGATTTCCAGTATAATTGGTTAAATCAATGGTAAAATAAGCTCTTGAAATGAACGCCGGATTGTCATTCCAAGAATCGTTGGTAGTTGTTTTCCATTCCCCGGACTTTATCACATCATCTGTTCCTCTGAAAAGTATGCCGTTTTCAGAATTTGAAGCCGCAATTGGTGAAATGTAAACTCCGACAGTTTTACTTGCCGTCAGAAAATAGTCGAATGTATTATTACCGTCAAAGGTAATGGTTGTAGGAACCTTAAGATTATAGGGGCCAGTAGTAAACTGCTGAGAGTAATAATTAGTAGGTGTAATGTCACAATCCGTTTTGCGGTAGAAAGTATAGCCAGTAGCAGGTTGCAGATTTTCCAACAGCACATTTTTTCCATTAACAACTTTATAGGTAGTTGGCATAGGATCTCCCAACTTTTGAATCATATAGCGGAAGGCAGGCGATATAACATTACTGGGCCAATTTGCCAATACAGATGTAGCAGTGACGATACTAAACGTACCCCCATAGAATGGTTCGCATCGTTCCAAAGATCCTCCAAATTCGGTACACGCATAAACGTTTTCATATATAGCTGCTCCACCAGACATTGTCATTCGGGTTCTTGTAGGTGGTTTGTTGTAGTTTTTAACCCCTTTGAAAGTTGTAAATTGACTGGCAGTTTTTCCAGGTTCTATTTCCTGTACATCGATCACTAGATTTTGTCGACCATCATAGTAAAAAGGTTTATCGAATGTTAAAATGACAGTATTTCCAGACCCGCTGATTCTACCATTAAAAACTTCGGTAAGTTCACTATCTGGGATATTGGGATCACCTTGAGCAAATTCTGTTTTATTGGTATAACCTATTGCTACACGCCATATAGTGGAGTTTTCAAAAGTAGAAGATGAAAATTCTAGAAAATATTTAAGTGAAGTGATAGTACCTCTAAAACGCATCTCATCAGGGTAATATATTGTTTGTGATCTTGAATATTCGGCCTGCACTGTGATAGGCTCGTAAACCATGTCAAACTTAGTTCCTACAGTTACATTCGACAGTTGTTCTGCTTGAGAAAAAGTATTTGTTGAAATCAATAAGCTTATTAGAAGATAAAATTTAGTTTTCATTGTCTTATTTTTAAAGATGCACGAATTTACAAAAATAAAGTAACTGCGAGGTAGTTTTCATTAAAGTGAGTAATATCTTAAAATAAACATTGAATTTATGTGCTGATAAATATAACAAATGATTTTATGTAAGATATGGTAATGAATATGTATCAAATCAACAATGTATCAAATCAACAATGTATCAAATCAACAATGTATCAAATTAAGGTTTGAAATAAGTTGCAAATTACAACTTTTTCCAAACCAGATCACTTGAATATGTCGACAACGAAGTATGAACGTTTCAGACGGCTCTGTCGCATCTGCGAGAATCAAATATAAGAATTTAAGTAATTTAAAAATTAGCTCACCAGTTTACAGAATGATTTAAACATAGATAATCCTGGCCTAACCATCTGATTCTTTCTTAGCATATGTACAACTTCAATTCCGCTTAACGTCCGTTTGACCGATTCAAAACTTTTAAAACCTAATCCGTTTTGGATGCGCCACTTGATGAACCGATGATCCTGTTCGACAATATTGTTGAGATATTTACACCGCCGAATTTTAATCTTTGAGAAAGAACGCCTGTTATAAACTTTAATTGCTGCGGTATTAAAACCGCTTTTATCAATATTTATTACTCTTGGCCGGTAGTTATTACTAATTGCTTTAATTAGAAATGACTGGGCACTCATCCTCTGCCTTCTCTTAGTTAATAAGAAATCAACTGTATTACCAGACCCTATCTACTGCTCTATATAAATAACACCAAATACCTTTTACTTTGATATAAGTCTCATCTAATCTCCAACTCGTCCCCACTCTGCCTTTTCTCTTCTTCATCTCTGCCTCAAGTGAAGGTGCAAACTTATATACCCAACGCTGAATCGTTGCATGATCCACAATCACCCCCCTAATCTTCATTATTTCCTCAACGTCACGATAGCTAAGTGTAAATCTTAATTTAAAATACACAGCCTGAAGAATTATGTGTTTTGGATTACAATAACCTCTAGTACTCATTTTTTGATCGCTTTAAAATTCTAAAGATAAAAGTTATTCCCAGATGCGAGAGAACCCTGATTTCTCATTGTACCTAAAACTATTAAACTTCAATAAACAAAGGTTTGCTAACTTTTGACTCCAAAGTCAAAAATGCTAAGATGCTACAGGTGATTAATCCTCAATCAGTTCTTAACTATATTTGAAAAAAGGGTTAAACTTTAATTAAAAAGCAAACCCTATATTATTAAATTTCTAAACTTTATAGAATAGGGGCAAATTATATTTTTACTGGATATTAATGAAAAATAACCTTTTATCTTATTATTTTGTTCGATTAACCTTTTTCTTTAATAAAAAGAACAGCTCTGTCTAATATTTCATCTCTTCCTTGTTGAATACCTAAAATAGTACGTTTTACAACTATATCTGGAATAATTCCAATTCTTTGAGTCTCTCTTCCATCAGGATAATAAACGCCAATTCCTGAAAAGGGAGCATTAAAGTCTTTGATAAAATCGATGTGGCTCGTATTACCATCTGCACCTGCTGTTTGACTACCTATTACAGTAGCATTATCTGCGGTTTGAAAACTCATAGTTGCCCACTCAGATTGACTTAACGACTTTTCGTTTACTAATATTATTACTTTTCCTTTGTAGCTGTTTTTGTTATCAATACCACAAAAATGCATTTCTTTTTTCCAATAAAATTTACCTGGATAACTCAAATCTGGAGATGTATATTTAGCAAATGCCCTAGAACTAGAATTTAAATATTTTGAAATTTCTAAATTTGTACCTCTTGGGTAATTTCTAGAATCCAAAATTATAGCTTCTGTGTTTGCAAACTTATCCATCATTTCAGGCACTTCAGACACATTAAGTTTACCCATGTTTACATAACCAATATTATCTTCTAATATGTGAAATTTTTCTGTTTTAGTTTTCTTAAATTCATTACTATGTGATATATTATAATCAAAGCATTCAATGGTTTTGTTACTCGTAATTTTGTTACGAATAACTTCCAAATTCATAGTATCATCATACCCAGAAGAAATCTTAGTAACCAAATTTAACAGATATGCAGATTCATTAGAGGCACTAATATTATTTCTTTCATCCTGAATAATTTGTGACACTGATTTATTATTTACTTTAGTTATTACATCCCCTATCTGAATATCATACCTTTCTGCCAATGAATCACTTAAAATTTCAACCACTACCATTTTCTCATCTAAAATGACACATTTAACAGGAAGAAATTTTCTAAATTTTCCAATAGTTTCATCTGTTTTAAAGTAAAATGTAGCATGTGTATCATTGAGGCGAACGACTAATTTCAGCATTGCCAATTTAAAATCATCTTCGCTCTTTACATTGATAAAATTAGTAAGCATCTGTTCTAAAGTAATATCCCACTTATAATCCATTAAATATTTATAAGGATAGAAATACTCAATTACATTCCAATATCTAAAAAGTGCTACTATCCGTAAATCCTTCTTTTTCCAAGTGAAATTGGAAAAATTTTCATTCATTAAAAATATATTGCCCGCTAGGGTTTGACCAACATAAAATGGCGTACCTTGATATCTATTAGTCTCTATATGCTTAAGTTTTATAGATAAGTCATTAGATAAAAATTCATTTTGATTTATCCAAGATAAATCAAAATTTTGTTCAAAATAGACAATATCTTTTACAGGAACAATATTCACATTTTTCACAATCCCCAATGAGTCTACCCAATTTTCGATTACTTTTGAAAATGTGGCAGTAGTTGTCGCCTTTTCGATTTGTGGTAAAATTTGCAGTAATTCATCATCCCAATTTTTACTTCCATCAGCAACATTTGGATGATAATATTTTAAAAAGCCCCAAACTTTAGCAGTAATTACTAATTTCTTAACTTCTGTTATATTATTATGAGCATATCCAAATTGCTGATATATGATAAATAAAATTAGAATCAATTTTTTCATTATACTTTTTTTTTAAAATTTAATTTGATTTAAATAAGACTTAGCCAGATAGTCGGATTTAATTTCATTAAATCTTTGGTTATCTATAAAATGCCAATTCATACTCCTATGAATCAATGTTGAAACATAATTATGTTTTGATTCTTCATGTTTTCCAAATTCTTCCTCAATATCGCTTTTTATACTTTCGTTATCCAAATATTTTGAATGAAGATAGTCATTAATTTTAAATTTGATGTTTGGTTTGAATACTCTTTATTAAATGATTTTCTTAAATCTGATGTAAAATAAAATTCCTTTTGGAACATATTAATTTAACTTTCACAATGAAGAATCATTTCATCCAAAGCATAATTAAAAGTTTTGTGGTAATTTTTTATTTTTAATACTGCAATTATTTATGATAGAAAAATCACTGACGATTATAAATTTAATGAAGACACTGAGCCTAATAAAATTAAGCGATTAATAGATTGTCCAAAACAGGATTTATTTACAGTCGACGAAATCGACGAATTAATTTAAAATGTCAAAAGGGTTACCAATGCAAGTGGGTGTAACTGCTACCGGAACTATTAGAATTTATAATCCCATTAAAAACTCTGAAGAACATGACAGCGAAGGAATATTTATTAAAAATGGATTCCCGAGCTTTCCTATATTCCCCCGCATCTACTTCATGAACCGTGGAAATTAGGTTTGATTGATCAGCAATTGTATGAATGTGAAATTGTTAAGGATTATCCATTTCCGATAATAGATATTGAAGAGACCCGAAAAAAGGCAAGTACCGCTATTTGGGGCATCAGAAAAAAGAAGAAATTAAAGTCCAGTAATTGAAATAGTAACAATTCTAATGCGAAAAGTAAAAAAAGAAAATCTGCCCACTAAAACTTGTCCCGTTTGTAATCGTCCTTTTTCATGGAGAAAGAAATGGGAAAAAGTGTGGGATGAAGTTAAATATTGCAGTGATAAATGCAGAATGAATAAACAATATGGGGGCATAAAACTTTAAGGCTGATTCTTGGCAACCAATTGAACTACAATCATTCCTCTAATCTTCATTATTTCTTCAACATTTCGGTAATTTAGTGCAAATCTTAATTTAAAATATACTGCCTGAAGTATTATGTATTTTGAATAACAATGATCTT is a genomic window containing:
- a CDS encoding IS6 family transposase (programmed frameshift) — encoded protein: MSTRGYCNPKHIILQAVYFKLRFTLSYRDVEEIMKIRGVIVDHATIQRWVYKFAPSLEAEMKKRKGRVGTSWRLDETYIKVKGIWCYLYRAVDRSGNTVDFLLTKRRQRMSAQSFLIKAISNNYRPRVINIDKSGFNTAAIKVYNRRSFSKIKIRRCKYLNNIVEQDHRFIKWRIQNGLGFKSFESVKRTLSGIEVVHMLRKNQMVRPGLSMFKSFCKLVS
- a CDS encoding S41 family peptidase, with the translated sequence MKKLILILFIIYQQFGYAHNNITEVKKLVITAKVWGFLKYYHPNVADGSKNWDDELLQILPQIEKATTTATFSKVIENWVDSLGIVKNVNIVPVKDIVYFEQNFDLSWINQNEFLSNDLSIKLKHIETNRYQGTPFYVGQTLAGNIFLMNENFSNFTWKKKDLRIVALFRYWNVIEYFYPYKYLMDYKWDITLEQMLTNFINVKSEDDFKLAMLKLVVRLNDTHATFYFKTDETIGKFRKFLPVKCVILDEKMVVVEILSDSLAERYDIQIGDVITKVNNKSVSQIIQDERNNISASNESAYLLNLVTKISSGYDDTMNLEVIRNKITSNKTIECFDYNISHSNEFKKTKTEKFHILEDNIGYVNMGKLNVSEVPEMMDKFANTEAIILDSRNYPRGTNLEISKYLNSSSRAFAKYTSPDLSYPGKFYWKKEMHFCGIDNKNSYKGKVIILVNEKSLSQSEWATMSFQTADNATVIGSQTAGADGNTSHIDFIKDFNAPFSGIGVYYPDGRETQRIGIIPDIVVKRTILGIQQGRDEILDRAVLFIKEKG
- a CDS encoding DUF2256 domain-containing protein yields the protein MRKVKKENLPTKTCPVCNRPFSWRKKWEKVWDEVKYCSDKCRMNKQYGGIKL
- a CDS encoding T9SS type A sorting domain-containing protein; this encodes MKTKFYLLISLLISTNTFSQAEQLSNVTVGTKFDMVYEPITVQAEYSRSQTIYYPDEMRFRGTITSLKYFLEFSSSTFENSTIWRVAIGYTNKTEFAQGDPNIPDSELTEVFNGRISGSGNTVILTFDKPFYYDGRQNLVIDVQEIEPGKTASQFTTFKGVKNYNKPPTRTRMTMSGGAAIYENVYACTEFGGSLERCEPFYGGTFSIVTATSVLANWPSNVISPAFRYMIQKLGDPMPTTYKVVNGKNVLLENLQPATGYTFYRKTDCDITPTNYYSQQFTTGPYNLKVPTTITFDGNNTFDYFLTASKTVGVYISPIAASNSENGILFRGTDDVIKSGEWKTTTNDSWNDNPAFISRAYFTIDLTNYTGNPILQFDLRQTKDSKFRIATITNSDYALISGVYTSTTDNSDEFKTITIDLSESNGTKFDLIMQHLGRYTTEASPYNTAFVDNVKLIEMPVCNPPQKIIVARTENSITLNWTSAADEWEVAWVDHDMTAPNSGTVTKDKFFTITGLTVAKSYDIYIRNKYENSYCEWKKIIESTNPTTVKVPYQQLFTTATTNYAPELQDFSRQFLYSNALNFYQKLQGNGSAWVGGSTTTEQQAWNDNKAFTSGISFRVDATNVSSLKLAITMKQKYYYSKNTSWFRVLVNGVQQGSSRNPTTSYNDAYVTLNYDLTAYAGTALDVTLEHCGRYMNNYYNNAPMDLTMVSNVQFSGQTLDTEDFKQKSGIKVFPMPSDGFIHFSHTEPIDEITVFDLKGTVLMTVSTKDKTQEITLNIASLATGIYIAKIKSNGTYQHTKIVRQ
- a CDS encoding FAD-binding domain-containing protein; its protein translation is MPPHLLHEPWKLGLIDQQLYECEIVKDYPFPIIDIEETRKKASTAIWGIRKKKKLKSSN